The following is a genomic window from Pseudoalteromonas rubra.
CCTGGATGCCATTTTGGGGATTCAGGACGGTCAGAACCCGAAAGTGATAGAAGGTATCCTGAAAAACTACCTGCCTGAGTCCAAGCGCGGTGGTGAGGCTGAGGAGTAGTTATGTCAGACGAGAACGAATGCAAATGTCCTCCCCCGGGCCTGCCTGCCTGGATGGGGACTTTTGCTGATCTGATGTCACTGCTGATGTGTTTCTTCGTTCTGCTGCTGGCGTTTTCGGAAATGGATGTACTCAAATTTAAGCAGATTGCGGGCTCGATGAAGTTTGCATTCGGTGTGCAAAACAAGATTGAGGTAAAAGATATTCCCAAAGGCACCAGTGTGATTGCCATGGAATTCACACCCGGTAAGCCTGAGCCCACTCCCATAGAAACCATTCAGCAACAGACCGTTGAAATGACCCAGCAAATGCTGGAGTTTCAGGCGGGTGACGAAAGCTCCGCAGGTGGACGACAAGAGCAGCGCGGTAACAAACGCGGTGGCGAATCTTCCAGCACAGCACAAGAGCAGTCGATGACGCAGGCCATTGCAGCAGCGGAGCAGGAACAGGTTAATGAGCTGGTGAAGAAAATCGCCCAGCAGCTTGAAAAACAAATCATGGATGGTGCGATTGAACTGGAGTCATTGGGGCAGCAAATTATTATTCGGATCCAGGAGAATGGCTCTTTTCCTTCTGGTAGCGCATTCTTGCAACCTAAGTTTAAACCGGTGATCCAGGATATTGCCGAGTTACTCAAAGATGTGCCTGGCGAAATAACGGTGTCCGGGCATACGGATGACTTCCAGTTTTCGAATGAGCTATATAGTAATAACTGGGATTTGTCAGCGACTCGGGCGGTTGCAGTCGCGTCAGAAATGCAGACGGTCACTGGATTTGACAAAAATCGTATGGTGGTAGTTGGGCATGCGGATACACGGCCTCTGGTGCCAAATGAGACTGATGAAGACCGTCGTCGCAACCGGCGTGTCGAAATATCTATTATGCAAGGTAAGGCTAAAGAATCTGAGCCAATTAATGTACGCGAAAGCAATTAGAGGTATTGCGTGGTACCGATTCTTGGGCTACGCTAGGCCACGGACTTTATCTTACAATGTTAATGGAGAAAACAATGCTTAATAAATACGCTTATATGCCCGGTTCAAATGGTGGTGGTGCTGATGGCGATGAAAAGCCAGAGTAACCACTTAATTCGTTTCCATGACTCAGATCGATATTAACGGCGCGAACATAACGCCGATCCTTCATGCCATATTTGATAGCCAAATGGTACTAGTTTCTATTGCCGTGGTGCTGTTCTTTTTTCTGAAGGATAAGCAGGCACTCAGATATGCTTTACTGTGCCTTGCATTTTTCATTAACGGCTATCTGACATACGATCTGATCATGGAGTACGAT
Proteins encoded in this region:
- a CDS encoding flagellar motor protein MotB — encoded protein: MSDENECKCPPPGLPAWMGTFADLMSLLMCFFVLLLAFSEMDVLKFKQIAGSMKFAFGVQNKIEVKDIPKGTSVIAMEFTPGKPEPTPIETIQQQTVEMTQQMLEFQAGDESSAGGRQEQRGNKRGGESSSTAQEQSMTQAIAAAEQEQVNELVKKIAQQLEKQIMDGAIELESLGQQIIIRIQENGSFPSGSAFLQPKFKPVIQDIAELLKDVPGEITVSGHTDDFQFSNELYSNNWDLSATRAVAVASEMQTVTGFDKNRMVVVGHADTRPLVPNETDEDRRRNRRVEISIMQGKAKESEPINVRESN